CGAACGAGCTTCGCGTCTGCATTGCCGGGGCCACGTGCAAGCGCCGCATTGGCGTCGGAAAGAGCAGGCTCGAACTCTGCGCGATTGAAACTGGCCCGAGCCCTGACCGCAAGCGCCTCTGGGAAGTCCGGCGTTTGGCTCAAAATGCCGTCGGCAAAGCTTGCGGCGTCTACAGGGCGCCCGAGTATGTTCAGCGCGTCACCCTTCAGCTTTATGGCGAGCGGTTGCCGGGGATGTATAACGAGAACCTGATCGCACACGACTGGTAAACGGGCCCATCGGTGCATTTCGGCGAGAAGTTCCAGACGAACAATCTGCCCCGTGAGATCATGGGGAGCCTCGGCGAGACATTGGTCAGCTTCCTGTATGGCACCACTCGTATTACCTCGCCGCAAATATACATTCGCGAGAGCCGCTCGCGCCTTGTGGTGGTCAGGCTGGTACTTGAGCGCCGTTCTGAAATCTTCAGCGCTATCTGAAAATCCTCCCCAGTTGGCGCGGCCGCGCATGTACCATCCTTCCGCGTCGGTCGGATGGGCAGCGACATAACGGTCAATCACCTCGAGCGCCTTGAGGTTCTCTCCCTTGCGGAGCCGGCCCTCGCAAATAACTGGCAACGCGCGAGTGTCACCTGAGTCGTCCTTCAGCATTAGATTCGCTAGGGCGACCGCCTCGTCAATCCGACCAAGTTCGACGAGCGCTCGTGCCTTTGCCAGTTTCTGTTCCGAAGTGACCGCTTCGGCTCCAGCGGCTGCAAGCAACACTTTTCGAGTTCGCTCGATGTTGGTTCGGACCTCGGGGACAGAACCTCGCGAAACGAGCCGGGCCAAATCGTCCTCAAAATCGACGAAGCCTCCGATCGTTGGCGGCTCCATGTTGCGCATGTAAGATACGAATGCGTCATCGGGGTCTTCCGCATATCCTCCATTTTCGTCGAGTGCGTCCTTCTCACCGAGAAGGCTGAGCCGCATGGCCGCTCGGACCCGCGATAGGGCCGCGGGTATCTGATCGAGGGCTGGGCACGGCTCCCGCTTCTCCAGATCGAACGCAGGAACACACTGTTTGGCAAGGCTGACCACAGCGTTGCAAGCAGCGACGACCGGACCATCAAGGAAAAGCTCATTCGTAAAGACCGCCTCGGTCGCAATGCGCATGTCTCGTTCCGCACGCTCGCGCCGAAACCGCGGCGTCCTGCGGATTATTTCCATACGGACGACATCCGGGGCAATCTCCTGGAGTTGGACCAGTTCCTTGCGATCAAGGAGTGAAACGTCCAAGCCAGCAAGATATTCGTCCAGTCCGGTCGGGCTAAGCACATTCGTGTCGACATGCTCGTACGCCGCACGGATCGCCTTATTGAGACTTCGGTATGCCGCCCTGAGTTGGATGTAGACTTCCCTGTTTAGCTCGTGCTTCCTTTCGGCGAAAAGACCGAAATCCTTCATGAGCTGTTGCTTCTGGAGGTCAAGCAGCGCTTTTGTTCGCTCAAGCTCCCGATCAAATGTAGCCTTGATCCTGGCTTCGATGAAGAAGCGAAATAGGGCGTAGAACCCCGCAATGAGAAGGGTGCCAGCAAGGAGCACCTTGCTCACATCCAGCGGGCCCGCGGACTCTCTGATGAGAATGTCGATCAATTTGTCATCGGCCATCTGATCCCGCACTTTCCGGCAGAAGCTTCTGCCGTCTAGGATCGCTAGAAAAACTCAATTGAGCCTTGAGGCCGCAACACCGTCAAGTTGTTTTGATACAATCAAACACGAATTGCCTTTTTGCTCTTCCCTGAGTCTGACCATTCGGCACCGCCCCCTGCCCCTCCCCCCACTTTCCTGCTATCTCTCCCCCGCCGTTCCGGCCCAAAGCAAAACCCTCCGACCCAAAGGGAGCAACAACCATGCGTTATCTCCACACCATGCTGCGCGTGCGCAATCTCGATGTCGCGCTGAAGTTTTACCAGGATGCGCTGGGGCTGAAGGAGGTGCGGCGGATCGACAACGACAAGGGGCGGTTCACGCTGGTGTTCCTGTGCTCGTCGGACGATCTCGAGGCGCTGAAGCAGCAGCCGCAGACGCGCGGCGCGCCGCTGGTCGAGCTCACTTACAACTGGGACGAGGAGAAGTATGGCGAGGACCGCTTCTTCGGCCATCTCGCCTATGAGGTCGACGACATCTACGAAACCTGCGCGAAGCTGCAGAAGGCCGGCGTCACCATCAACCGGCCGCCGCGCGACGGCAACATGGCCTTCGTCCGCTCGCCCGATCTGCACTCGATCGAAATCCTGCAGAAGGGCGAGCCGAAGGCACCGGCCGAGCCGTGGGCCTCGATGCCGAATACCGGTCATTGGTAAGACCTGACAGCAGGAACCAGCGCCGCTTCGGAGCGTTCACTCCCAGGACAAATGCTGATGGAGGAGAACGCGATGGGACGCGGAATTTTGCTGTGGCTGCTGGGTGTGCCGATCCCGGTGATCATTCTGTTGTGGCTGTTCTTCGGCCGCTGATTCCTGAGCAAACGCATTTTGCGTTTGTCTCAAGCGCAAACGCGCTTAGCGTTTGTCGCTCCGGAGCAAACGCATCTTGCGTTTGTCTCCTGCGCAAACGCATCTCGCGTTTGTCGCGGATCGGCTATCCGGCAATGAAGCTCCGCTCCTCCGGGCGGAGCTTTTTGCATGAGAGGCGCGCGGCAAACAACGTCGCTGCGTGCGGCGAATTCGGCTATCACCCGCGATAAATAAACTCGCGGGAGAGGCCTCATGCCGGACACACAGCTGACGATCTGGGGCCGCGCCAATTCGGTCAACGTGCAGAAGGTGCTGTGGTGCCTGACGGAGCTCGCGCTGCCCTATCAGCGCATCGATGCCGGCATGGCCTATGGCAAGACCCGCGAGCCCGGCTATCTCGCCATGAACCCCAATGCGCGGGTGCCGACGCTGGTCGAGGGCGACTTCGCGCTGTGGGAGTCCAATTCGATCATGCGCTATCTCTGCATGGCGCATGGGCGCGGCACGCCAATCTATCCGGAGGCGCCGCGACAACGCGCCGGCGTCGACCGCTGGCTCGACTGGACGCTGTCGATGGTGCAGCCGGTCGACCGCCCGGTGTTCTGGGGCATCGTGCGCACGCCGCCCGCCGAGCGCGACATGGTCAAGGCGCAGAAGGATGCCGATGCCGCCGCCGAGGTCTGGGCGATCGCCGATCACCACCTCGCCTCGCGGCCGTTCATGGAGGGCGATGCGTTCACGCTCGCCGACATCGCGATCGGTTGTTATGCGCGGCGCTGGCTCGGGGTCGAGGGCATCACCCGCCCGGCGCAGCCGCACCTGACGCGCTGGCTCGCCGCGCTCGGCAAGCGGGCGGGATTTGCCGAGCATGTGGCCCCGCCGATGTCGTGAGCCGCCGGCGCGGCTTAAGGCACGGTGAGCGCAAGCCAAATTGCCGTCGGCGCGCAAAAATGCCCGCGCCGGGTTTCTACTGTGCATGGGGTTGTTTTCGCGTTTTGGCTCGAAGGGGGCCTGGTGCCAGCCCTCAGCGCCCGACCGCGGTGTCGACGCGGGCCGTCCCGCTGATCTTGACGCAGGTCCCCCCGACCATGGTGAAGCCCAGGCCATAGGCGGCGCAGGCATTGGCCTTGGCCGTCCCGCCGGCGCCCTTCAGCGGCAGGGTCTTGGCCGAGGGATCGGTGGGCGGCAGGCGCAGGGGCTCGGCCGCGGCGGCGGTAGTGATCGCGAGCGAGACGAGGATGAGAAGGGCACGCATGCGGCCCTTGTAGCGTGGCGGGCGACCGGGCGCCATCCGGGGCGGGTTTAGAGGAACCTGATGCCCGCCGACTTGCCGCGGCGCCAGACCACCTGGCAGCTCCGCCCGGTCCGCGCGTCCCGCGCAAAGGCCATCCGGATCACGCCCGGAAGCTGGCTCGCATCCTCGTCCAGCGTGATCCTGGCGCCCGAGGCCGAGATGTCCTGGACCAGGCAATGCCGCGCCGCGAATCCGCCGTCGAGCGTGATCCAGGCGTGCTGCGACAGCAGCTTGCGGGCTGCGCGCTTCTTGGGCTGAGGCATCGGCGAAAAGATCTCCCGCCCCAGCGCTAGCCCAGGGAACCCTAAAAAACCGTTGAAATCGCCGCCCGAACCAGCCCGGGGCCGGCTATCCACCGCCGGCCAAAGACCCTGCCGGAACGGCTTGCCCGGGAGCGCAAAGGCCACTATACGTTCGCCCGCTGCAAGCCGCCGGGCCCGACTCGGGCGGCCAGCGGGCCTGTCGCCAGGTGCGACGTGGCCTTGCGTTTGCTCCCTTCGTCTATCGGTTAGGACGCCACCCTTTCACGGTGGAGAGAGCGGTTCGATTCCGCTAGGGAGCGCCACAGCAAGCCGCAATCCCCCTCACCTTGCCGCCGCGAACGCGCCCTGCACCTTGGCGCAGGCGAGCCCGACCGCGTAGACGTGGATCCCCTCGATCACGCAATGGTCCGGCTTCAGGGCCAGCAGCCCGATCGCATTCTCGGTGTCGAGCTCCACCGCGGAACGGACGATGAGGCAGGGATAATCGGCCGCCAGCTTCTCGTAGCTATACGGACGAAAGTCGTTCTTCAGCACGTGCGTGTAGGTGTTGTGGTCCAGCAGCGGCACCGTGAAGGCCCTGGCATAGCCGGTGGAGAACCGCTCCCGCATCGGCTGGTCGCCCCACAGCTGCAGCGTCATGTCCCAGCCGTGGTTCATGTCGTCCTCCGGCGCGCGCGTGAACATGCCGGAGACGTTGGCGCAGGCGGGTCCAGCCATCACCACGGCCTTCGAGAGCCTGGCCCCGATCGCATTCAGGGCAGACGATTGCAGCGCCGCAGCGCGGGCGTCGATCAGCGTGCTCGCGCCCATGGCAACACACAGGCCGCCGGCCACGAGGCTCAGTGCGGCCGCCGGGATGGCCGGGACGAGACGCTTGATCTGCACCACGACCAGGACGAGCACGCCGCCGGTCAGGACCCAGGGCGCCATCATGTAATGCAGAGCAAAATGCTTCGAAGTCGCCACCAGATGGGCGGCAAAGATCAGCACGGCAGCGCTGAGCGACAGCTTGACCGGCTCCCGCCATGTCCGGTTTCTGATCCACGACGCCAGCGCCACCAATGCGGCCGCAACGTAGACGCCAAGCACGAGCGGCGCCGATACAGCGATCTCGCGCATGTTGGACCAGAAGGTCTTGAAGTCGATGAATCCGGGCTCGCCTTCGCCGTAATAGCCCTTGTGGGTGGCGATCTGCACGAGCCACCCGAAACCGCGCGTGATCGTTCCCGGATTGAAGATCAGGCTGAAGGCAACGAAACCGATCGCCCCGGTGAGCAGGGCGGCGGCGAACGCGCGCCGGTTCCTGAGCAGGCACACGGCGAACAGCGCCTGCGGCAGATAGAGATATTTGGTCGAGAACCCGAGCGCGAAGATCAATCCGGACGCAACACCGAGACCTGTCTCCGGCGCATGCTCGTCGAGCGTCGCCTTGACCACGATCGCCATGCCGAACAGGGCAATGGCGACCATGAGGCTCTCCGGCGCGAGCACCGTCTGGTAGTGGAACGCATCGGGATGGACGAACGCGCCGGCCTGGAACAGCATCGCGGCGATCGCGCTTCGCGTGGTGCGGCCGACGATGACACCGCCCGCCAGCAACGCGCCGGTGAGAGCCAGCGCTTCGCCCGTCCGCGCCGCATAGGTGATCGCATCGTAGTGCTTGAGCCCGAACGCGACGATATCGTCGGCGCGGGCGAGCAAGGCCCAGCCTCTGACGACCAGTTCGACGAGAAGCGTCGTGGTCGTTCCCGGATGATCGAACTTCAACGAGCCATATCCGGCGGCGGCCACGAGCCCGTTCATGGTGTACGCCGACTCCGGATCGACCTGGACACCCCACACCGCCTGCCAGGCCGAATAGAGCAACGTCGCCGCCAGATACAATGACGGGACGACGAGGATCAGAGGAGTTCTGATCCTCCCGCTCATGCGTGCATCGGGAAAGCTGCAATCCCCTGACATCGTCGCGGCCTAGATCGCCTTGATCTTGAGGAAGGCGAAAGCCACCATCTTCAGCAACATCCAGCCATGTCGAAACCTCGAGATCTGGGTCTCGCCATAGGTGCGTGCGGCGTAGCGGATCGGCAGATCGACCGATTTCAGATTGAGCTTCGATGCGCCAAAGATCAGGTCGAAATCGCCGAACGGATCGAAATCGCCGAAATAGGCCTTGCCGGCCTTCAGGCGCTGATAGTCGCTGCGGCGCAAAACCTTGGTGCCGCACAGCGTGTCGGTATAGCGCTGATTGAGCAGCCAGGAGAACAGATAGGAAAAGATCTTGTTGGCGATCAGATTGAGAAACCGCATCGCGCCGTCATCCATGGGATAGACCAGGCGCGATCCGTTGATGAACTCGCCCTTGCCCGACAGCAGCGCCTCGGCGAATTTCGGAATCTGCTCCGGCGGCATGGTCAGGTCGGCATCGAGGATCATCAGCACGTCGCCGCGCGCGGCGTCGAAGGCGGTGAAGACGGCGTCGGCCTTGCCCTTGCCGGGCTGACGCATCACCTTGATGTCCTTGGATGGATACGCCCGCTTCACCCGCTCCATCTCCTCGAAAGTGCCGTCCTGACTGTGGCCTTCGACGAAGATGATCTCGATATCGCTGCAAAAGTCGGGAATGCGTTGGACCGCAGGCTCGATGTTGCCACGCTCGTTGCGCGCCGGAACGACGACGGTAGCCGAGGCGAATTCTTCCCTCGCCTTGCGGCTGGAGCGCGCCACCATATAGTGCCGCAAGGCCAACTGGCGGATCCCCGGCAGCACGCTGACGAAACGATTGAGGAAGCGCCCAAGCCCGAATATCCGGACTGGCGAGAGCACCCGCTGCTCCGACTTCACCGGATCGAAATCCGCAAGCCTGGCAAGGTCGCGCAAATCGGGCGGCGACAGCACGTTCTGCTCGGGTTGCGGCATCCGCAGGCCGACGAACTCGGCGAATTTGAGCACCGGGTACCAGAGATGCGAGAAGTAACCGATCACCAGCCGCGTGTCCCGGGTGCAGAGCGGATGCAGCTGGGCGATGAATTTCTGGCAATCCTCCAGCGAGCCGATCGTGTCGAGGACGAGGATGTAGTCGAACGGGCCCTGCAGCGCATCGAGCGTCGCGGGGTCCTCGGCATCGCCTTCGACGAAGGTGAGATCAGGGTGGCGCTGCCGCGCGATTGCAATTTGCTTGCGGCAAAAATCCAGTCCAACCCCATGTGATGGCGCGAGGCTCGCGAGCGTATCGCCGACGCCGCAGCCGATGTCGAGGACGCGACTCCCTGCCGGAATCAGAAACCGAAGATAGCGCTCATCCTCCTGGTGGAAAAAGCTGTTCTTCTC
This genomic interval from Bradyrhizobium guangzhouense contains the following:
- a CDS encoding tetratricopeptide repeat protein produces the protein MADDKLIDILIRESAGPLDVSKVLLAGTLLIAGFYALFRFFIEARIKATFDRELERTKALLDLQKQQLMKDFGLFAERKHELNREVYIQLRAAYRSLNKAIRAAYEHVDTNVLSPTGLDEYLAGLDVSLLDRKELVQLQEIAPDVVRMEIIRRTPRFRRERAERDMRIATEAVFTNELFLDGPVVAACNAVVSLAKQCVPAFDLEKREPCPALDQIPAALSRVRAAMRLSLLGEKDALDENGGYAEDPDDAFVSYMRNMEPPTIGGFVDFEDDLARLVSRGSVPEVRTNIERTRKVLLAAAGAEAVTSEQKLAKARALVELGRIDEAVALANLMLKDDSGDTRALPVICEGRLRKGENLKALEVIDRYVAAHPTDAEGWYMRGRANWGGFSDSAEDFRTALKYQPDHHKARAALANVYLRRGNTSGAIQEADQCLAEAPHDLTGQIVRLELLAEMHRWARLPVVCDQVLVIHPRQPLAIKLKGDALNILGRPVDAASFADGILSQTPDFPEALAVRARASFNRAEFEPALSDANAALARGPGNADAKLVRAEALFALKRWDEAIAAATEAYPFAKAFSREAGTILNLLQVSQRAKITVAADAATKSSPETAKELQ
- a CDS encoding VOC family protein, which gives rise to MRYLHTMLRVRNLDVALKFYQDALGLKEVRRIDNDKGRFTLVFLCSSDDLEALKQQPQTRGAPLVELTYNWDEEKYGEDRFFGHLAYEVDDIYETCAKLQKAGVTINRPPRDGNMAFVRSPDLHSIEILQKGEPKAPAEPWASMPNTGHW
- a CDS encoding glutathione S-transferase family protein, yielding MPDTQLTIWGRANSVNVQKVLWCLTELALPYQRIDAGMAYGKTREPGYLAMNPNARVPTLVEGDFALWESNSIMRYLCMAHGRGTPIYPEAPRQRAGVDRWLDWTLSMVQPVDRPVFWGIVRTPPAERDMVKAQKDADAAAEVWAIADHHLASRPFMEGDAFTLADIAIGCYARRWLGVEGITRPAQPHLTRWLAALGKRAGFAEHVAPPMS
- a CDS encoding porin yields the protein MRALLILVSLAITTAAAAEPLRLPPTDPSAKTLPLKGAGGTAKANACAAYGLGFTMVGGTCVKISGTARVDTAVGR
- a CDS encoding PilZ domain-containing protein; translation: MPQPKKRAARKLLSQHAWITLDGGFAARHCLVQDISASGARITLDEDASQLPGVIRMAFARDARTGRSCQVVWRRGKSAGIRFL
- a CDS encoding glycosyltransferase; this translates as MTVTSGCLSSRKAGILDQADRLATDRVAWREKNSFFHQEDERYLRFLIPAGSRVLDIGCGVGDTLASLAPSHGVGLDFCRKQIAIARQRHPDLTFVEGDAEDPATLDALQGPFDYILVLDTIGSLEDCQKFIAQLHPLCTRDTRLVIGYFSHLWYPVLKFAEFVGLRMPQPEQNVLSPPDLRDLARLADFDPVKSEQRVLSPVRIFGLGRFLNRFVSVLPGIRQLALRHYMVARSSRKAREEFASATVVVPARNERGNIEPAVQRIPDFCSDIEIIFVEGHSQDGTFEEMERVKRAYPSKDIKVMRQPGKGKADAVFTAFDAARGDVLMILDADLTMPPEQIPKFAEALLSGKGEFINGSRLVYPMDDGAMRFLNLIANKIFSYLFSWLLNQRYTDTLCGTKVLRRSDYQRLKAGKAYFGDFDPFGDFDLIFGASKLNLKSVDLPIRYAARTYGETQISRFRHGWMLLKMVAFAFLKIKAI